The Daucus carota subsp. sativus chromosome 7, DH1 v3.0, whole genome shotgun sequence genome window below encodes:
- the LOC108196512 gene encoding protein NLP9, producing MADPFSSKERDVNWDSPRTEMNSTDGKTSYSSTEDPHSNFEDMMNFDTYAGWCTSPSTSDKMPESYSLLPLAKDCMISGPLSFTQDSFESFCVIDNDVRSLVRAGETMMFDQTDPEFDFPLDFDDKDDGHAINNSHFCQQNNTMEIKNCIIARPFPPPLEERMIKALSLFMESSGGGILAQLWVPVKDGDQLKLSTCEQPYLLDRMLAGYREISRRFTFPAEVEPGSSLGLPGRVYASKIPEWTSNVGYYSKKEYLRVQHALENEVRGLVAIPIFSGNPREMSCSAVLELVYLKEKANFDLEMENVCHALQAVDLRSTAPPRFSPRFLSNNHRAALAEITDVVRAVCHSYVLPLALTWIPCTYDNGGGEDIYSIRVRGDKTKSGEKCILCIEESACYVNERETQGFVHACAEHYLEEGQGIAGRALQSNHPFFSTDVREYDITDYPLVHHARKFGLNAAVAIRIRSTYTQNDDYIIEFFLPRTMTGNSELLLNNLSNTMQKICRSLRRVSEAELLEQSGALPGIKKGLVTKSPTGTFSSRSNQHELINSNITCGDQVHKSTHVGMETDGSAQQATSSKRVLEKKRSTAERNVSLAVLQQYFSGSLKDAAKSIGVCPTTLKRICRQHGISRWPSRKINKVNRSLKKIQTVLNSVEGVEGGLKIDPSTGNVVTSGSTFENFGDFGASKNFLFTNKSEPECYEMAENMSMARPSSCSNEKNDVKVEHESGANGNQVNSCALQNWKRENNSSIMFSEWLNNSDVADPIGKLINPGIGYGGGSDSSGSYFSKEDSKICGLNSGDMILEKYDSLLKCHSSSSIAVANEMYTGARVSSTRDDGASLAQVNQPTTSSMTDSSNASTTHGNSSSSPDIGEPKGSKTPICEANSRITIKATFKEDTIRFKFDPYLGCFQLYEEIAKRFKLQIGTFQLKYMDDEKEWVIMANESDLLECLEILDFMGTRNVKFQVCDVVFGMGSSSSSNFVTGGL from the exons atGGCAGATCCATTTTCTTCTAAGGAAAGGGACGTTAATTGGGATTCTCCAAGAACTGAAATGAATAGTACGGATGGGAAGACAAGCTATTCAAGTACAGAGGATCCACATAGCAATTTTGAAGATATGATGAATTTTGATACATATGCTGGCTGGTGCACTAGCCCTTCGACTTCGGATAAGATGCCCGAGTCTTATTCACTCCTCCCTCTGGCTAAGGACTGTATGATCTCGGGTCCGTTGAGCTTCACTCAAGACAGTTTTGAAAGCTTTTGTGTGATCGATAATGATGTTAGAAGTTTAGTTCGTGCTGGTGAAACAATGATGTTCGATCAAACTGATCCTGAGTTTGATTTTCCGCTTGATTTTGATGATAAGGATGATGGACATGCTATAAATAATAGCCATTTTTGTCAGCAAAACAACACCATGGAAATTAAGAATTGCATCATCGCTCGACCCTTTCCACCACCACTTGAGGAGAGGATGATTAAGGCATTATCTTTGTTTATGGAATCATCAGGAGGTGGAATTTTGGCACAACTTTGGGTTCCAGTGAAGGACGGTGATCAATTAAAGCTGAGCACTTGTGAACAGCCCTACTTACTTGATCGTATGTTAGCAGGATATAGAGAAATATCTAGACGATTCACCTTCCCTGCAGAGGTTGAACCAGGATCATCTCTTGGGCTTCCTGGCCGTGTATATGCGTCCAAGATACCTGAGTGGACCTCAAATGTTGGATACTACAGTAAGAAGGAATACCTTCGGGTACAACATGCTTTAGAAAATGAGGTGCGTGGATTAGTTGCTATACCTATATTTAGTGGCAATCCTCGTGAGATGTCTTGTTCAGCGGTGTTGGAACTAGTTTATCTAAAAGAAAAGGCCAATTTTGATTTAGAAATGGAAAATGTTTGTCATGCACTCCAG GCTGTGGATCTCAGAAGCACTGCCCCTCCTCGATTTAGTCCCCGG TTTTTATCAAACAATCACAGAGCTGCTTTGGCGGAGATAACTGATGTCGTACGAGCTGTATGTCACTCATATGTGTTGCCACTTGCTTTAACATGGATTCCCTGTACTTATGACAACGGAGGTGGTGAAGATATCTATTCAATACGTGTTAGAGGGGACAAAACAAAGTCAGGTGAGAAATGCATACTTTGCATCGAGGAAAGTGCATGTTATGTGAATGAAAGAGAAACACAGGGATTTGTACATGCTTGTGCTGAGCACTATTTAGAGGAAGGGCAAGGCATTGCTGGAAGAGCACTTCAGTCTAATCACCCCTTCTTTTCCACTGATGTAAGGGAATATGATATAACTGACTACCCCCTGGTGCATCATGCTCGAAAGTTTGGTTTGAATGCTGCTGTGGCAATCAGGATAAGGAGCACTTACACTCAAAACGACGATTATATTATAGAGTTCTTTCTTCCTCGTACTATGACAGGAAACAGTGAACTCTTGCTGAACAATTTATCAAATACCATGCAGAAGATTTGTAGGAGTTTGAGGAGGGTTTCAGAAGCTGAGTTACTCGAACAAAGTGGTGCCTTGCCTGGGATTAAGAAGGGATTAGTTACAAAGTCACCAACAGGGACATTTTCAAGCAGGAGCAATCAGCACGAACTTATTAATAGTAATATAACTTGTGGTGATCAAGTACATAAATCTACTCATGTGGGAATGGAAACGGATGGTTCTGCTCAACAG GCAACTAGCTCGAAGAGAGTGCTGGAGAAAAAACGAAGCACTGCGGAGAGAAATGTAAGCTTGGCAGTCCTACAACAATATTTCTCTGGAAGTCTAAAAGATGCTGCTAAAAGTATTGGTG TTTGCCCTACTACACTAAAAAGGATATGCCGACAACATGGAATCTCAAGATGGCCATCCCGAAAGATAAACAAGGTGAATCGTTCGTTGAAAAAGATACAAACGGTGCTGAACTCTGTTGAAGGGGTTGAAGGAGGACTGAAAATTGACCCGAGCACGGGGAACGTTGTGACATCAGGATCTACCTTTGAAAACTTTGGGGACTTTGGTGCATCAAAAAATTTTCTCTTTACCAATAAAAGTGAACCAGAATGTTATGAAATGGCCGAAAATATGAGTATGGCGCGCCCATCATCTTGCTCTAATGAAAAGAATGATGTGAAGGTTGAACATGAATCGGGTGCAAACGGAAATCAAGTTAACTCATGTGCTTTACAAAACTGGAAAAGAGAAAATAACTCCAGCATCATGTTTAGCGAGTGGCTTAATAACTCCGATGTGGCTGACCCCATTGGAAAACTAATTAATCCTGGCATCGGGTATGGTGGTGGTTCAGATTCGTCGGGATCGTACTTCTCAAAAGAAGATAGTAAAATTTGTGGTTTGAATTCCGGTGATATGATATTAGAGAAATATGATTCTCTTTTGAAGTGTCATAGCTCTAGCTCAATTGCTGTTGCCAATGAGATGTATACTGGTGCAAGAGTTAGTAGTACGAGAGATGATGGAGCGAGTCTCGCTCAAGTTAATCAACCTACAACTTCAAGCATGACAGACTCGTCAAATGCATCAACAACACATGGCAATTCTTCAAGTTCACCAGACATTGGAGAACCAAAGGGCTCAAAAACTCCCATATGTGAGGCAAACTCGAGGATAACTATTAAGGCAACTTTCAAAGAAGATACAATACGATTTAAATTCGATCCTTACCTGGGGTGCTTTCAATTGTATGAAGAAATTGCAAAGAGGTTCAAATTGCAAATAGGTACCTTCCAGCTCAAGTATATGGATGACGAGAAGGAATGGGTGATTATGGCGAACGAGTCTGACCTGCTAGAGTGTCTTGAAATATTGGATTTCATGGGAACTCGTAACGTGAAGTTTCAAGTTTGTGATGTAGTCTTTGGTATGGGTAGTTCTAGCAGTAGCAACTTTGTGACAGGAGGTTTGTAG